gacagaaaaataTTGTGCAAAGACGCACAAAAGTTGTGTTTGAACTCAAGAGCCGTTCACATTACTTTCAATTTCCACATAGCCCGTGCATGCCGCTGTCCGTTAGCGCTgctcgctgccactctagtcaatgctgCTGTTTCCACATCACGCAGCGCCACTCCACTCCGCTACATTTCGAATTCACACTATTTTCGACAGGTTACGCTCCAAGCATGCGTCAAGATGAACAAAGTAGATCGGCTCAGACAGGAAGttagacaaggaaacgcacagagcgtccgatcaatttcaaaatgaaacacacaatataaagtcagggttggtcattttctccagatccaccttttaagattctggttgaaattgtctttaggtccggggcgctggtggtgcagtggtttgtGCGCACGTCCcgtgtatggaagctgtagtcttccaagcgggcggcccaggttcaaatccaacctgtggctcctttcctgcatgtcgttccccactctgtctcgcccccatttctgactctatccactgtcctgtctttcaaataaaggcccaaaaataaacctttaaaaaaaagaaattgtctttaggtcctgacagaaattaataactcatgttctctgaaaaaggaacgaagaaaatccgtcatctgtatcagttgtaagtctgtaaaaacttcaatcaatgtctgccacgaggtaccaatctgatgaaccaatcacatgcctccctgtctccctgctcgctctctacctcttgcgtgctctagcccacactcaaaacGCGGcactgatgacagagtttatactgagagtttacttactgctgaatgagacgacttagtttctacacaatgtaagagatgagctgaggtccacttctggagcaacagCGCTcctgcatgtaagtgaggggtgtggcttttgagggagcacagaggggaggggctgggtgcagacggagcactgagggaatgctacttttaaaatcatgctgGTTTTCGAAAAGtgccaaccctgcctttaagtccAAACAGACACTGAATGAACGACAAATCATCCTCAAAAAGACAAAGCTACATGTCGTTTGCACTAACTCAGGTGTGCAACTTTCCCCGCTCTGAGATTccaggtaaatggaacgcaccacaAATCCCAGAGACCACCGTAACACACGTGAAAATCCAGATCAATAATTCAGCAGCGTAACAGAGCACGACTGGTCACATCAATTATTTAAAGGTCCAACAAGGAGCTCAGGCGGCATCATAGCAATGTTAAAGAGctcagagtgaggaggaggaggtttgaACATCCAGTcaagagaaaaaacagcaggtcaccatgacaacagagaCACAAGGAGGCGTCACCTCAGCTTTTTACATTATACAGATAATGTATACTTTAAaagtgtccctagtctgtctacaaaccccccaatgatgagaaaagtccatcctctccgtcttctgcctgctccacttttcagaaaatgtgtgctcaaacaggccgtttggagattttcccttcatgacatcacaaagggcagtaacccctcccccagatgggtgacactcccacagccaagagaggggcgtggtcagacacagctcactgaACAAGAATAAGAATATACCTCCTCAGGTGGTAATGGTTCCGATGGTCCACCAGGCCCTGAGAGCCAATGATGGCGGCCAGTTTGGAGGCCAGAAGGCGGTTATCTCTGTCGATGATGGACAGACGCTCATCCTGCAGCTGAGTCAAACACAGGACAACTTCATATGCATCGTTTTGAACTTTAACTCAGCGCAGGTTTCAGCTTTGTTCATCTCCCAGGATGAATCACATTAAAGTGGATTATGTGCGTCTGAACACTGACCTGCTGTTTTTTGAGTTTGAGCTGGACGTGAGCGGGGGTCCTCGAGCCCTTGGTGTCCACTACAGGCAGGGAGGAGGTCACCTGGACAGGTAATCACAGGTGAGTGCAAAGTGAAAGGTGAGGAAGCAGCCTAACAACAGCGACGCAAATTCTACAGAGGAGACGTCCAATCGGCAACCAAAATCACCTACATGGTAGACAATTTTCAAATCTGAACCGATGTTAAACATGAGGACAGTTTCAACCGTCATTATAATCCTCTGAACGCGCACAAGACGATTCATCCTGACCACTAAaccacacacctgctgtttgtgGTAACAACTCCAGAGACACGAGACCTCACAGAAACTCACACCATTAAACGTGACTTCAGAAAAACGAACACCATCATCAACACCAACACATCATCCAGAATGACCAGCACTCCTCCACCATCCCCCTCGCCCTCTCACCTTCCGGCGGTGGTTGTCGTAGTCGTTGTGGTCCCATCTCTGCTGCAGGAAGCGGTTTGTGACAGGTTTCAGCGGCTGGTACGACCTGTgcatgctgctgctcctctcatACTAACCTGAACTGCCTGCTGGACCatcgaggtgtgtgtgtgtgtgtgtgtgtgtgtgtgtgtgtgtgtgtgtgtgtgtgtgtgtgtgtgtgtgtgtgtgtgtgtgtgtgtgtgtgtgtgtttgcaggtctGGGGGGGTCATCACCATGGAGATGTACCCCTCTTTATGTCACTGGAGCAGATAAAGTTTCTGTTAATTGTTAATGAGGCGAGGAGGCGCTCACTCAAACACTTCATCGTCTCTAAAGCAACATTTAgacttttcatcattttataGTTTGAACACTAAAAATGTAGATATATTTTACAGCTACGTTGTGACATGATACGGAACGTCGCCTTTACGAGCAGGAATAAAGGTAACATCCTGCTTCCTGCACATGGTCAAAATGAAGCTGCATAAGAGAGTAGACGTGGGGATTCTTCCCGTCCGGCCCAGAGACAGAGTTATGAGCAGGAGAGAAGCTCGCAGACaaacagtctgtgtttcttGGCAGGTGTAGCTGCGGTGAAACTAAACTACCTCagtcctcttcctccatccGAGAGACAATCATGGACTCAGGTGGGGTGGCCATGTTTGGATGGGTGTAGTAAAATATGTTTATGGAAGTCCGTTAGGATGATATAATCACatgtcgtctttttttttttcccattctgCTCTTTTGTCAGGACCACTGACTGAGTGAATAATGGACCAAGCCACCAAGTCCTCCCCCGTGTGTTTGTGGAAGTGAGCGTATTGCATTAGCTCAGGCAGGTCATGGAGTCACGCTCTGCTTTCCTGCCAGTGATAACAGCTGATCTCATGCACGCCCTCACCAGCTGATTCACTTCAAAGCATATTGGCTAATCTCACTCATGCCGCCTTATTTAAgctgctctctcctgcttccGCTCCCTCTGCAAGCTGCATTTGTAACCGTCCTTCAcgccagctcctcctcctcctccactgtgTCTGACTTGATCACGCCATGATGTCGTCGTTGATTCTGCCTGCGTTGGCTTTCCTTATATGCACAGgaagagcaggagtgtgtgctgTTCCTGCCTAATGCTTTCCACATAAGCATGTGGAAGGGCAGGGAGGTCCCAGAGCTGTCATACCCAAATATTAACTTCTTCAACGCTCTTGTTGCCGTCCccatgtttgttttggctgACACCGGGGTCAGGCGTCCACATGCCGCAGCATATCGTTCTCTCTCTGAGTTCTCCAGGTAGAAGAATCAGGTTTCTCAAAATCAGGATGAGGGCTTACCTGTTTAGTTTCATATTTTGAATATtctcagagtttagattttctgtgtggttttattttgtctcattcatccctggtgttgcttgtttcctcatttgaatgtttccttcttccgtctttagtgtttcctgtttcattttgtaatttcttattcTTGTGTTTCTCTAGTTGCAGCGTGTTCCTTCTTCCAGCCTTTGAAGAAGTCACTTTTCCAGTGAgccttcctgtgtttttttttttaccttgccTGCCTTCTCCTTTTTCCTGAAGATTTTGGATTGGTTTGGTCCGCTGATTGTTCACCTGTGCACCGACCTCGGCTGATTATTAAACTCTGCTTTTAATGAACGCTGATAACGAAGTAATGGAGAGAGATTTTATCGAGCTAAGGAGGAAGCTGCTCCCACACACTGCTTCATGTATACTCACACTTTGTACCATGGCCGTCCTCTGgagaagacaaagacacaccaagAAGTCATCAAGTTCTCACATGTCTACACGCTGCCATGAAAATAAAAGCCCTCGGGTCGTATCAAAGAGTTTGGGAAAACCCCACAAATTTCCCGCTCAAAACTCAGAGTcgtaaacatttcaaacaggaAGCTAAAAATAGCTCCACACTGGCTCCAGCTGCTCCGactaaacacattttgttcatctggattaaaataaaataaaacaagttcaAGGTGGCAGTAGTTTTACCTTATGTCGTTTGTACTCTCTCGTCACCCCGCCCACTCGTTTGCTGTGAATATCTCAGAATATTACCTTCTGCGTTCACACATTCACGCTCCCTGACTTCACACCGAATCCGTTACAGCGAGCTGCAGGATCAACAGATTCAGATATTTGAATTCACACATTCACCACACTCAGACAGGTGTCAGGAAATTAGTTTGTGTGAGAGGGGTTCAGGTCTCTTAGGGCGTTTTAACATCTGtagatcgtttgctctggtctgaatgaTGGATCAGTTTGTTACCTTGTTGCTTCATTACCTgggctgttttcgaaaccgcgtactacatactactatctaaatcagtatgcagtatatactgtatactgtatactgagttcaacagtagtatgtagtatgactggCAGTCgtcgtttttttttgcagtatgcttggcacggttaaactggttttcctcagctgtgaataatatgtaGTAATAGAGCAAGCCAAGGACCCTGTAActgcagctgcttgtccagctgtggcacatgcactgtacagtctacaaagcaggaaaatcTGAGGTGGTAAGacttataaatatatgaacatgtcatatttgttattggttcatgCCCATAATGTGACAAGATATTCAGTCACTGCCACCGATGAGTTCAAACAGCTACACTccggcattttgatctctgacctggcacttcatttcattcatttcagaataaagaaacattctcatgttcttcttttacaaacTGAGTTCACTCAAAGCTTCTAGTCGACGTCTTCTTCTCCGTCATGTTCCCTCTGACTTCTCTTTCACGGACTTCATCTGAACCCAGCTGATCTGGAAAGTGGAGgcagaatataaaataataataactgtgCTGGTCTCAGAATAAAATCAGGTTAGAAATGACTAGAATATAAAACACACTAATTTTATTCTGCAGCTTCTCCTCTGAATGCTGATGAAACCAGACGCCAGAGGCAGAACTCAAAGAAACGTTCGACAATTCAGGACAccatgtcctctgtgtgtgtgtgtgtgtgtgtgcgtgagagagagagaaagtgtgtgtgtgtgtgtgtgtgtgtgtgtgctgtgatgAAACGCCGTGGGGGACTTCATTCATTCTGAAGTCTGCTTGTTATTCTCTGAACGACTCCacattgaaaaaataaagttttattatttttattctgtctgTGCCGTCTTTCAATAAATGGCGTCTGATGGAGGTCTTGTTTTGAAGGGGGTCAGGGTCAGCGATGGAGTGCGTGTGTACACTGCTCCGTTctcattgatgtgtttttttttttcagctcatcCAGCTGATCTGTCTGTTTACATCCTGACAAACTGTCACTTTGAATCACCACGCAGACGTATTCCTGATTGATTCACACTCTAATTTCAAGTGATCagctctctcccacacacacacactcctttgtTCACATCAACAGATCAatctttgaaatgaaatgagaatCCATTTTATAACCCTTTGATACCAAAGGTATTTCGGAGGTGACATAAACCTGCGTTATTattaatgaccagcagggggcaactccGGGCAACAGGCTGTTGCAGCCCGAGCAAAGGACAAGCTTGTACTAAATTATGGTGCGTTATACTTGAAAACTCCTTCGTGCAAACGCGAGGgaaggggggttggaggtgtgtccaAGCAAcaacctccggtgttaaaaATTGAAGCCGATGctaaagtgcaaaatcctgcagttccttgagtgtccactagaggctggctgctgaagcacaggaagtcacatacacacccattctaaaaagcctgtttttacagcagagattaacatgtttacatcctggtacaggcttcttttttcaatgccagcgccttttttacatacaagcctatggaaaaattaaaaagtatgaTGCCTTTTCAAAAAAcgtttttcagttgaattatttcaacttttcagaaaagcgctgggtgacgtcaagcgcctttctgacagctgaccaatcaggacgagtagtaacctacaTCCCTAGTTACCTGTGCCCAACAACGtcaaacttccaccagatatgtgtgctttgcgtgtccgctccggtctgttacgggtccgtgcatcctcatccgtcaacacccatCGGCTGCGTTCTCTGtccgcagcacggagagcacagccgaacagctggagagagacaaaAGGAGACAAAGGAGTTTCCGCggtaatttaacagattcactggcgacagcacgagataatacgatgtttgtggtataaaactcaataaaaaccttataaacacataaacaaacacacaaatagtgttttttctgaaccgtcatAACGGagggttttattctgaaaataaaccggatgttttaatgttgtatcggtgtctgacttcccgtcctgcttgttcttttctgtgctaaattgatgcgttgtgCTCTGGCGCGGTTGCACCGCAGACTAGATCCTgttgttaaggttacagaacactcgcaCATAAAGGCagcgcttttttctgaaaaaagaagtcaagtgtgaacacggcctgagacagcatttccagcatggagaccgccatcgatgggaatccagcgccccctgcaggaacagacgggtgacgccactcaggcttcaataatatttacagtctactgGTGTGTCACTGGTTGAGAGCGGATGCttcaatttgttttggtttctttgcTGGTgatcaagggcgacatctactggatcaaaaagtcgcacattcttccttaaaaaagaaaaaaacaaccatttatgtatttcattatcactttatttttctgcttattGACTTGCAGTTGTTGTCTCTCACATCTTTCTCTATATTGTCCACTTACATTGTGTATTGTTTTGACGAATATACCAAAAGAAATTAGGGGAAACTATCTTGGCAATAAACcggattattttaaaatgttcgcCATGGTAAAATATTCTGACACACGAAATAAGAAACTGTAcacatgtatacattttttcatttatttgtattttaaataagttaCAATAGCACTGAAAGACATATGTTTACGATCCAGTGTGACTTCAATCCACTGACTCCAGATCCACTCTGTTACACTAATCCAGTTACCCAGTCCCGGTCCAGGGGCCGCTGGGATCCAGTGTCCGGGTTTTGGCTGCATTGGAACCTAACAGCCATTTAGCCccactgtgctgtttgtctgtctgttgctGTCTGCGTGTCTTTTTCCCGGGACAACGTTGATCTGGAAACTCTGGGAATATCACATCCGGTCATGGAATACCTGGGAGTAGTTCTACCTTCGTCCAGGACCGAGCAGTGACTTCAAAATGTCGG
This genomic interval from Labrus mixtus chromosome 4, fLabMix1.1, whole genome shotgun sequence contains the following:
- the si:ch211-284k5.2 gene encoding uncharacterized protein CFAP97D2, whose translation is MHRSYQPLKPVTNRFLQQRWDHNDYDNHRRKVTSSLPVVDTKGSRTPAHVQLKLKKQQLQDERLSIIDRDNRLLASKLAAIIGSQGLVDHRNHYHLRSLNADKRREELMLVSRQNQAIHQRITARQSEYRRQMWLDDWERVEHRRDEISRYPRGLAEKQRSHRKVKFAAVDGSERSTSCSNTDTDGSNRET